A genomic segment from Clostridium pasteurianum BC1 encodes:
- a CDS encoding VOC family protein, protein MGKQQKQMHFGFQVDDLLTAVLQAEALGACKAESQFGGNSFVTMFDPEGHPFCLSVK, encoded by the coding sequence ATAGGCAAACAGCAAAAACAAATGCATTTTGGTTTCCAAGTAGATGACTTGCTTACTGCTGTATTACAAGCAGAAGCATTAGGAGCTTGCAAAGCAGAAAGCCAGTTTGGTGGGAATAGCTTTGTTACTATGTTTGACCCCGAGGGTCACCCATTTTGCCTAAGCGTAAAATAA
- a CDS encoding substrate-binding domain-containing protein, giving the protein MFAYATPTWADFRRDDITMINREYGAGSRVLLDENLKLLGIYGSSVKGYDNETQSHLAVASAVSSGKADVAVGSEKIARQVDNIEFIPLQKERYDLVIRKEDLHTTEIETLLKIIRSDAFKNEFEHIGGYDTSEMGKIVAEI; this is encoded by the coding sequence ATTTTTGCGTATGCTACCCCTACATGGGCAGATTTTCGACGGGATGATATTACCATGATTAACAGGGAATATGGAGCTGGTTCAAGAGTACTGCTTGATGAGAATTTAAAACTTCTTGGAATATATGGAAGCTCCGTTAAGGGATACGATAATGAAACCCAGTCACACCTAGCGGTTGCCAGTGCAGTCAGCAGCGGTAAGGCTGATGTGGCAGTAGGTAGCGAAAAGATAGCGAGACAGGTGGACAACATAGAATTTATTCCACTCCAGAAAGAAAGATATGATTTGGTTATCAGAAAAGAAGACCTGCACACTACAGAGATTGAAACCTTGCTGAAAATTATCCGATCAGATGCATTTAAGAATGAGTTTGAACATATAGGTGGATATGATACAAGTGAGATGGGTAAAATTGTTGCAGAGATATAA
- a CDS encoding VOC family protein — protein sequence MLHGNNVHAELKTDGGNIAIFSVEGMESMAHNSMCGVGYGGFTINFRVKDVDSEYERLKALGVEFVMLPTTHPWGARSFWFRDPDCNIVNFVSIVKNN from the coding sequence ATTTTACATGGTAATAATGTCCATGCAGAATTGAAAACTGATGGAGGAAATATTGCAATATTTTCTGTAGAAGGGATGGAAAGTATGGCCCATAATTCTATGTGTGGAGTAGGATATGGAGGCTTTACAATAAACTTTAGAGTAAAGGATGTTGATTCAGAATATGAAAGACTCAAAGCATTAGGTGTAGAATTTGTTATGCTACCAACAACACATCCATGGGGAGCGAGGTCTTTCTGGTTTAGAGACCCTGATTGTAATATTGTTAATTTTGTTAGCATAGTAAAAAATAATTAA
- a CDS encoding GNAT family N-acetyltransferase encodes MTKSHIAFRELHSGEEDTVCKLVIDCFNHFIAPEYPYEGVREFINYVKPDLLKERLKNISYSFVALYKDEIVGAIEVRNANHISLLFVKKEYQRIGIAKNLLKISLDKSKNIDDSISEIEVNSSPYAVEIYKSMDFIETDVEQVVNGIKFIPMKLVLS; translated from the coding sequence ATGACTAAATCTCATATAGCTTTTAGAGAACTACATTCAGGGGAGGAAGATACTGTTTGTAAATTAGTAATTGATTGTTTTAATCACTTTATTGCACCAGAATATCCCTATGAAGGAGTTAGAGAATTTATCAATTATGTAAAACCAGATTTGTTAAAAGAACGGTTGAAAAATATAAGCTATTCTTTTGTGGCATTGTATAAAGATGAAATTGTTGGAGCTATTGAAGTGAGAAACGCAAATCATATTTCATTATTATTTGTTAAAAAAGAATATCAAAGAATTGGAATAGCAAAAAATTTACTGAAAATATCATTAGATAAATCTAAAAATATAGATGATTCAATTAGTGAAATTGAAGTTAATTCATCGCCTTATGCTGTTGAAATTTACAAAAGTATGGATTTTATCGAAACGGATGTAGAGCAAGTTGTAAATGGAATAAAATTTATTCCGATGAAATTAGTTTTAAGTTAA
- the tnpA gene encoding IS200/IS605 family transposase produces MNLDTNNHSVFLLNYHLVLVIKYRRKVINGEISNRLKEIFEYICPKYNITSGEWNHDKDHVHILFRGSPNTDISKFLNAYKSASSRLIKKEFPSIKKQLWKEYFWSRSYCLITTGGAPIDIVRKYIEDQGMK; encoded by the coding sequence ATGAATTTAGATACAAATAATCATTCAGTATTCTTACTAAATTATCATTTAGTATTGGTTATAAAATATAGACGAAAAGTAATAAATGGTGAAATATCAAACAGGCTAAAGGAAATATTCGAGTATATATGCCCTAAATATAATATTACTTCAGGTGAATGGAATCATGATAAAGACCATGTACATATATTATTTAGAGGTTCACCAAACACAGATATATCAAAATTCCTAAATGCTTATAAAAGTGCCAGTAGTAGGCTTATAAAAAAAGAGTTTCCATCAATAAAAAAGCAATTATGGAAAGAATATTTTTGGAGTAGGAGTTATTGCCTTATAACAACTGGAGGTGCTCCAATAGATATAGTTAGAAAGTATATTGAAGATCAAGGAATGAAATGA